A genomic segment from Clostridia bacterium encodes:
- a CDS encoding deoxyguanosinetriphosphate triphosphohydrolase gives MTIKDRIELFEENCLSPYAAKSKNAHRSAPDTPNDMRGEFQRDRDRIIHSKAFRRLMHKTQVFISPQADHYRTRLTHTFEVMQIARSIARALMLNEDLTEAVSLGHDLGHTPFGHAGERALSELFKSEGGFDHACQSVRVVRLLEKDGRGLNLTDEVCDGILNHSTGKRAKTLEGRIVNLADKIAYINHDIDDAISAGILSSEALPSELTDIFGDTGRKRIDTMIRSVVDYSRNKGDVKMEPSSLKAMYELRKFLFESVYNNPKVRGEEPKVHSLIMQLFEYFTAHPEKLPNDYAFVAERDGVRASVRDYIAGMTDRYALEMYKSLFLPRSFTMKAND, from the coding sequence ATGACGATAAAGGACAGGATAGAGTTATTCGAGGAGAACTGTCTTTCGCCTTACGCGGCGAAGAGCAAAAACGCTCACAGAAGCGCGCCCGACACGCCCAACGATATGAGAGGCGAGTTTCAGCGCGACCGCGACAGGATAATCCACTCAAAGGCTTTCCGCCGCCTTATGCATAAGACCCAGGTATTTATTTCGCCTCAGGCGGACCATTACAGAACGAGGCTTACGCATACGTTCGAGGTCATGCAGATAGCGCGCTCAATTGCGCGCGCGCTTATGCTCAACGAGGACCTGACGGAGGCCGTTTCGCTGGGACACGACCTCGGTCATACGCCGTTCGGCCACGCGGGCGAGCGCGCCCTTTCCGAGCTTTTCAAAAGCGAGGGCGGCTTTGACCACGCCTGCCAGAGCGTGAGAGTCGTGCGGCTTTTGGAAAAGGACGGGCGCGGACTTAATCTTACGGACGAGGTATGCGACGGCATACTCAATCATTCTACGGGCAAAAGGGCAAAAACGCTTGAAGGCCGGATAGTCAATTTAGCCGACAAGATCGCCTATATAAACCATGACATAGACGACGCGATAAGCGCGGGGATCCTGTCGTCGGAGGCGCTGCCTTCCGAGCTTACGGATATATTCGGCGATACGGGGCGAAAGCGCATCGATACGATGATACGAAGCGTCGTTGATTATAGCAGGAACAAAGGCGACGTGAAGATGGAGCCTTCTTCGCTTAAAGCAATGTACGAGCTTAGAAAGTTTCTTTTTGAGAGCGTATACAACAATCCGAAGGTGCGCGGCGAGGAGCCGAAGGTCCATTCGCTCATCATGCAGCTTTTTGAGTATTTTACGGCGCACCCCGAAAAGCTGCCGAACGATTACGCCTTTGTCGCAGAGCGCGACGGCGTGAGGGCTTCGGTGCGCGATTATATCGCCGGCATGACGGACAGATACGCGCTTGAGATGTATAAGTCGCTGTTTTTGCCGAGGTCGTTTACCATGAAGGCGAACGACTGA
- a CDS encoding M42 family metallopeptidase: MELIETLCRLRGVTGDEDDVSSYIEARMKEAGCEVVGDRMGNLIVKKQGKNRPKTPVTLYAHMDEVGLIISKIQSDGFLRFKTVGGIDPRVLLSKTVFVGENRIRGVIGVKAVHLQTKETREKAPDIDKMYIDVGAKDGDEAEKYVSLGDFACFDDETVYFGQRRICAKALDDRAGCAAIMETLSGELEYDVKAVFTVGEEIGTRGARVAAKEAESGVAVIVETTTCADFDGVPENKKVTRLGEGPAISFIDNSTFYDPKLVKLALSCAEQNGISHQIKKSGAGGNDAGAVSQGFGGHKALSVSMPCRYLHSPSSVISLDDYDNTKRLIAALINKLGEQGYEY, encoded by the coding sequence GTGGAGCTTATTGAGACGCTGTGCCGCCTTCGCGGAGTGACGGGAGACGAGGACGACGTTTCGTCGTATATAGAAGCGCGCATGAAAGAGGCCGGGTGCGAAGTCGTCGGCGACAGAATGGGGAACCTCATAGTAAAAAAACAGGGAAAAAACAGGCCGAAAACGCCCGTAACGCTGTATGCGCACATGGACGAGGTGGGCCTTATCATATCGAAGATACAGTCGGACGGGTTTTTAAGGTTCAAAACGGTGGGCGGCATTGACCCTCGCGTTCTTTTGTCAAAGACTGTTTTTGTAGGAGAAAATCGCATACGCGGCGTTATCGGCGTAAAGGCGGTACATCTTCAGACTAAGGAGACGCGCGAAAAGGCGCCCGATATCGACAAAATGTATATAGACGTCGGAGCAAAGGACGGGGACGAAGCAGAAAAATACGTGTCTTTGGGCGACTTCGCCTGCTTCGACGATGAGACTGTATATTTCGGTCAAAGGCGCATTTGCGCAAAGGCGCTTGACGATCGCGCAGGCTGCGCCGCGATAATGGAGACGCTGTCGGGCGAGCTTGAATACGATGTAAAAGCCGTATTTACCGTGGGCGAGGAGATAGGAACGCGCGGCGCGCGCGTAGCAGCAAAGGAAGCCGAAAGCGGCGTGGCCGTTATCGTTGAAACGACGACGTGCGCCGATTTTGACGGCGTGCCCGAAAACAAGAAGGTAACTCGGCTGGGCGAAGGGCCTGCGATATCGTTCATCGACAACTCTACGTTCTACGATCCAAAGCTCGTAAAGCTCGCGCTCTCGTGCGCCGAACAAAACGGTATATCGCATCAGATAAAAAAAAGCGGCGCAGGCGGAAACGACGCGGGCGCCGTATCGCAGGGCTTCGGAGGACATAAGGCGCTGAGCGTGTCCATGCCGTGCAGATATCTTCATTCGCCGTCAAGCGTGATATCGCTTGACGATTACGACAATACTAAGCGGCTTATCGCCGCGCTTATAAATAAATTGGGGGAACAGGGCTATGAATATTGA
- a CDS encoding YigZ family protein, whose protein sequence is MEYKTVKSEATGEFIEKRSRFLCHVKPVSTNEEAVKFINEKKSKYWDATHNVYAYILREGGIMRYSDDGEPQGTAGQPALEVLRREELYDLVVVITRYFGGIMLGAGGLVRAYARGAKEAVEAGGVALMCLCRDFELKIEYAQYEQTKKTLEAMGAVIADTEYADKVTIKYYVKKSEEDKLSHALTELTNGAASPKALKERFMPI, encoded by the coding sequence ATGGAGTATAAAACGGTAAAAAGCGAGGCAACTGGCGAATTTATTGAAAAGCGTTCGCGCTTTTTATGTCACGTAAAGCCCGTTTCGACTAATGAGGAAGCCGTTAAATTCATAAACGAAAAGAAGTCCAAATACTGGGACGCCACGCATAACGTGTACGCGTACATACTGCGCGAAGGCGGTATAATGCGCTACTCCGACGACGGAGAGCCGCAGGGCACGGCGGGACAGCCCGCGCTGGAGGTTTTGCGCCGCGAAGAGCTTTATGACCTTGTCGTCGTTATAACACGCTATTTCGGCGGTATAATGCTTGGCGCGGGGGGCCTTGTGCGCGCCTACGCAAGAGGCGCGAAGGAGGCCGTTGAGGCCGGCGGCGTCGCGCTCATGTGTTTGTGCCGAGACTTCGAGCTTAAAATAGAATACGCTCAGTACGAGCAGACGAAAAAGACTTTGGAAGCCATGGGCGCGGTTATTGCCGATACAGAGTACGCCGACAAGGTGACGATAAAGTATTACGTAAAGAAAAGCGAAGAGGACAAGCTTTCACACGCTCTTACGGAGCTTACGAACGGAGCGGCTTCGCCGAAGGCTTTGAAAGAAAGATTTATGCCTATTTAA
- a CDS encoding M42 family metallopeptidase, translating to MNIDTSLLLELCSAFGPSGHESGISELIASKLRPFSDEIYSDALGNLVVRKKGAGKRVMLAAHMDSVGLIVTNITDDGFLYCAPVGGVSPFYALSGYVRFENGTRGVIMCGTKTKRAELKISDMFIDIGARDDKEAQKLVSVGDACVVEHEGFVQNGRVFSNFLDDRIGCFVLLEAFKRLKETDNDIYFVFTVQEELGLRGARAVSYSIEPDVALSVDVMTAPDTPDSSGHGLKLGGGAGIKVKDGSVITHREVRAALCDIAKEKGVKYQLEVAPSGGTDAGAIHQSRAGVRTGGLSVPSRYTHSAGECIDIADAEAAISLAAEFAVR from the coding sequence ATGAATATTGATACGTCTCTTTTACTTGAATTATGCTCCGCTTTCGGCCCGTCGGGACATGAGAGCGGGATATCCGAGCTTATAGCGTCGAAGCTTCGGCCTTTTTCCGATGAGATATACAGCGACGCTTTGGGAAATCTCGTGGTGAGAAAGAAGGGCGCGGGCAAGCGCGTCATGCTGGCCGCGCATATGGATTCGGTCGGCCTTATAGTTACGAATATCACGGATGACGGATTTTTATACTGCGCGCCCGTAGGCGGCGTGTCGCCGTTTTACGCGCTTTCGGGATACGTGCGCTTCGAGAACGGTACGCGCGGCGTGATCATGTGCGGCACGAAGACGAAACGCGCCGAATTAAAGATTTCGGATATGTTTATAGACATAGGCGCGCGGGACGACAAAGAGGCGCAGAAGCTCGTCTCAGTAGGCGACGCCTGCGTTGTTGAGCACGAGGGCTTTGTTCAGAACGGACGCGTATTTTCAAACTTTCTTGACGACCGTATAGGCTGCTTTGTGCTTTTGGAGGCCTTTAAACGCTTAAAGGAGACCGACAATGATATATACTTTGTTTTCACCGTGCAGGAGGAGCTGGGCCTTAGGGGCGCGCGCGCCGTTTCGTATTCTATTGAGCCGGACGTCGCCCTTTCGGTGGACGTTATGACTGCGCCGGACACGCCCGATTCGTCGGGACACGGGCTTAAGCTCGGCGGCGGAGCAGGCATAAAGGTGAAGGACGGCTCGGTCATCACGCACAGAGAGGTGCGCGCGGCGCTTTGCGATATCGCAAAGGAGAAAGGCGTAAAGTATCAGCTCGAGGTCGCGCCGTCGGGCGGGACCGACGCGGGCGCGATACATCAAAGCCGCGCCGGAGTAAGAACTGGCGGACTTTCCGTTCCGTCGAGATATACCCATTCGGCGGGAGAATGCATAGACATTGCGGACGCGGAAGCCGCAATAAGTCTGGCGGCCGAATTTGCGGTAAGATAA
- a CDS encoding DNA primase, with protein sequence MDIIGRETLADIRAACDIADIVSQYVPLTKSGSGYLKGLCPFHSEKTPSFTVTPAKGIYKCFGCGESGDVITFIMKIEGLEFVEAVKFLAQKANIEIKMSKEGEQLLKQRRSLYEINRDAARYYNAVLTADNENDGILYLRKRGLSDRLIKTYGLGFSLNTWDGVTSHLLAKGYSPSQLVELGLSVKNKSGGLYDRFRNRVMFPIIDISGNVIGFGGRTVSNEGAKYLNSPESPIFKKSENLFSLNFAKAQKSDTLILAEGYMDVISLYGAGFKYAAASLGTSLTAQQARLAARFFKKIAIAYDSDNAGRAASAKALNLFSDLNVEVKVLDLGDKKDPDEFIRAYGAGAFSKLFDSSKGYIDYSLYELSQKNDVSDPRGKVSFLRGAAAILADVKSSLERDVYISKIAAEYDVSREALEGEIKRIVRNNRRQAETKRKRELISPAAKKNAPPTSEQLLLSILFDEPALWDEISQRISPEDMKDEKDAKILKYIIDAYDEGRLPDISEAHLYLSADEVGYLASMMQHSFTDRKGALLDITAHLEEERLKEESVLKEDVTKKWVELLKKKKAGNS encoded by the coding sequence GTGGATATAATAGGGCGGGAAACGCTGGCCGACATACGCGCGGCATGCGATATTGCAGATATAGTGTCGCAGTATGTGCCGCTTACAAAAAGCGGGAGCGGATATCTTAAGGGACTTTGCCCGTTCCATTCGGAAAAGACGCCGTCGTTTACCGTAACTCCCGCCAAAGGCATATATAAATGCTTCGGCTGCGGCGAAAGCGGCGACGTAATAACATTTATAATGAAAATAGAGGGCCTTGAATTTGTAGAGGCCGTGAAATTTCTTGCACAGAAGGCAAATATCGAGATAAAAATGAGTAAAGAGGGCGAGCAGCTTTTAAAACAGAGGCGCTCTCTCTATGAAATAAACCGCGACGCCGCGCGCTACTATAACGCCGTGCTTACTGCGGACAACGAAAACGACGGTATCTTGTATCTTAGGAAACGCGGGCTTTCGGACAGGCTGATAAAAACATACGGCCTCGGATTTTCTCTTAATACGTGGGACGGCGTAACTTCGCATCTTTTGGCGAAGGGGTATTCGCCCTCGCAGCTTGTCGAGCTGGGCCTTTCGGTAAAAAACAAGTCAGGAGGGCTTTACGACAGATTCAGAAACCGCGTGATGTTTCCTATAATCGACATATCGGGCAATGTTATAGGCTTCGGAGGACGTACCGTGTCAAACGAAGGAGCGAAGTACTTGAATTCTCCCGAAAGCCCGATATTCAAAAAGAGCGAAAACCTGTTTTCACTCAATTTTGCAAAAGCTCAAAAAAGCGACACGCTCATTCTGGCTGAAGGATATATGGATGTTATATCGCTTTACGGCGCGGGCTTTAAATATGCCGCGGCGTCTTTGGGCACCTCGCTTACGGCGCAGCAGGCGCGTCTTGCCGCCAGATTTTTTAAAAAGATAGCGATAGCATACGATTCCGACAACGCGGGAAGGGCGGCCTCGGCAAAAGCATTGAATCTTTTTTCCGATCTGAACGTCGAAGTAAAGGTGCTCGATCTGGGAGACAAAAAGGACCCGGACGAATTCATCCGCGCATACGGAGCGGGCGCGTTTTCAAAGCTTTTCGACTCGTCGAAGGGATACATAGATTACTCGCTTTATGAGCTTTCGCAAAAAAACGACGTAAGCGACCCGCGAGGGAAGGTCTCTTTTCTTCGCGGCGCGGCGGCCATACTTGCCGACGTGAAAAGCTCGCTCGAACGCGACGTATATATTTCAAAGATCGCGGCGGAATACGACGTATCGCGCGAGGCGCTGGAGGGCGAGATAAAGCGCATTGTAAGAAATAACAGGCGGCAGGCCGAAACAAAGCGAAAACGCGAGCTTATATCGCCTGCGGCAAAGAAGAACGCTCCGCCGACGTCAGAGCAGCTTCTACTTTCCATATTATTCGACGAGCCCGCGCTTTGGGACGAAATAAGCCAAAGGATCTCGCCTGAGGATATGAAAGACGAAAAAGATGCAAAAATACTTAAATATATCATCGACGCATACGACGAAGGCCGTCTTCCGGATATATCCGAAGCCCATTTATACCTTTCGGCAGATGAGGTGGGATATCTTGCTTCGATGATGCAGCACAGCTTTACCGACAGGAAAGGCGCTCTTTTGGATATTACGGCTCATCTGGAGGAGGAGCGCCTTAAAGAGGAGAGCGTTCTAAAAGAGGACGTTACGAAAAAATGGGTAGAGCTTCTTAAGAAGAAAAAAGCAGGCAATTCTTAA
- a CDS encoding M20/M25/M40 family metallo-hydrolase, whose translation MKTDEILEKLCRTDGVSGFEEKIASLCTELLKDAGADEVYTDALGSVHAVFEPRGEAVRTVLLDAHMDEVGLMVSGVCENGMIKFVNIGGVDARVLPAMRVKIHGKRDYFGVITNLPPHITSSGDYKKAVPIDEMFIDAGLSYEEASENISAGDAVSFFTPAGTMLGGRFLSKALDDRAGITALLYAAGELKGKLMNTRIHVLFSTQEEFSLSGAAAGAYLSGADMCICVDVGHASTPDSRSDDTFELSGGPMIGAAPSLKKRFTREIIDLARSLDMTYQVEVMGGSSGTNAWSIAISGRGIPCALISIPLRYMHTGAEVVSVSDIEDAGRLAAEYVLQKDRG comes from the coding sequence ATGAAAACGGACGAAATACTTGAAAAATTATGCCGAACGGACGGGGTGTCCGGATTTGAGGAGAAAATCGCCTCGCTTTGCACAGAGCTTTTAAAGGACGCGGGCGCAGACGAGGTATATACCGACGCATTGGGGAGCGTACATGCCGTTTTTGAGCCGCGGGGCGAGGCTGTGCGCACCGTGCTTTTGGACGCGCATATGGACGAGGTCGGCCTTATGGTGAGCGGCGTATGTGAAAACGGAATGATAAAATTTGTAAACATTGGCGGCGTAGACGCGCGCGTTCTGCCTGCCATGCGCGTGAAGATCCACGGCAAGCGCGATTATTTCGGCGTTATAACCAATCTTCCGCCTCATATCACAAGCTCGGGAGACTATAAAAAAGCCGTGCCCATAGACGAGATGTTCATTGACGCGGGCCTTTCGTATGAGGAGGCTTCGGAAAACATCTCCGCAGGCGACGCCGTGAGCTTTTTTACACCGGCGGGAACGATGCTCGGCGGGCGCTTTCTTTCAAAGGCGCTCGACGACAGGGCGGGTATCACGGCGCTTTTATACGCGGCGGGCGAGCTTAAAGGAAAGCTTATGAATACGCGTATCCACGTGCTTTTTTCCACGCAGGAGGAATTTTCGCTGTCAGGCGCGGCGGCGGGAGCGTATCTTTCCGGCGCCGATATGTGCATATGCGTTGACGTTGGACATGCAAGTACGCCCGATTCGAGATCCGACGATACATTTGAGCTTTCGGGCGGTCCTATGATAGGCGCGGCTCCGAGCCTTAAAAAGCGGTTCACGCGCGAGATCATAGATTTGGCCCGGTCGCTTGATATGACGTATCAGGTGGAAGTAATGGGCGGATCGTCCGGCACCAATGCATGGAGCATAGCGATATCGGGGCGCGGCATACCGTGCGCGCTGATCTCGATACCGCTAAGATATATGCACACGGGCGCGGAGGTGGTCTCCGTCTCCGATATCGAGGACGCAGGCAGGCTTGCGGCCGAGTATGTTTTACAAAAGGACAGGGGGTAG
- the hflX gene encoding GTPase HflX, translated as MNNFDKEEKRPREKAILVGVEFTAAGHKGSSLESLKELSRLLDTAGGETVFTVFQKRPAPDPATYVGEGKTDEIKRAAEALSATLVVFDAELKPTHIKNLSDELGVMVIDKSTLILDIFALHASTREGKIGVELAQLKYQLPRLLGMGRNLSRLGGGIGTRGPGETKLETDRRHIRARIEMLERELSDIQRTRSVQRKARTKSTIPKIAIIGYTNAGKSTLLNHLTDAGVLAEDKLFATLSTTTRRLSISDTCEALITDTVGFINDLPRHLFEAFASTFDELRWADLFWHVVDISDEDHKDQMKAVHELIARMDAEATDCITVYNKCDASSGERLDFSSDAVYISAKTGEGIGELLSLTEKKLQNRKKQMRLIIPYDKGGLVSLLHETSKVICEEYRESGVLISAIVDAQVYGKVKEHEVADDGV; from the coding sequence ATGAATAATTTTGACAAAGAAGAAAAAAGACCGCGTGAAAAAGCAATATTGGTAGGCGTTGAGTTTACTGCGGCGGGTCATAAGGGCAGCAGCCTTGAAAGCTTAAAGGAGCTGTCAAGGCTTTTAGACACTGCGGGAGGAGAAACTGTTTTTACAGTATTCCAAAAAAGGCCCGCTCCCGATCCCGCCACTTATGTGGGAGAGGGCAAGACTGACGAGATAAAGCGCGCCGCGGAGGCGCTCTCTGCGACTTTAGTCGTTTTCGACGCGGAGCTTAAGCCCACGCATATCAAAAATCTTTCGGACGAGCTCGGCGTAATGGTCATAGACAAAAGCACGCTGATACTCGATATTTTTGCGCTTCACGCCTCCACGCGAGAGGGAAAGATAGGCGTGGAGCTCGCTCAGCTTAAATATCAGCTTCCGCGGCTTCTCGGCATGGGACGCAATCTGTCGAGGCTGGGCGGCGGCATCGGCACGCGAGGCCCCGGCGAAACGAAGCTTGAGACAGACCGCCGCCATATCCGCGCGCGCATCGAGATGCTTGAGCGTGAGCTTTCCGACATACAGCGCACGCGGAGCGTGCAGAGGAAGGCGCGCACGAAAAGCACGATACCCAAAATAGCCATAATAGGATATACGAACGCGGGCAAATCAACGCTTCTTAATCATCTCACCGACGCCGGAGTGCTTGCCGAGGACAAGCTGTTCGCAACGCTTTCGACCACTACGAGAAGGCTTAGTATATCGGACACATGCGAAGCGCTAATAACCGATACGGTAGGTTTTATAAACGATCTGCCGCGCCATCTTTTCGAGGCGTTTGCCTCTACGTTCGACGAACTTAGGTGGGCTGACCTTTTTTGGCACGTAGTGGATATATCTGACGAGGATCATAAAGACCAGATGAAAGCGGTGCATGAGCTTATCGCGCGCATGGACGCTGAGGCGACCGACTGTATAACAGTTTACAATAAATGCGACGCTTCAAGCGGCGAACGGCTTGATTTTTCGTCGGATGCCGTATATATTTCCGCAAAAACGGGCGAAGGCATAGGCGAGCTTCTTTCTCTTACCGAGAAGAAGCTTCAGAACAGGAAAAAACAGATGCGCCTTATTATACCTTACGACAAAGGAGGCCTTGTAAGCCTTCTTCATGAAACGTCGAAGGTCATATGCGAGGAATACCGCGAAAGCGGCGTTCTTATAAGCGCGATAGTCGATGCGCAGGTTTACGGGAAAGTGAAAGAGCACGAGGTGGCGGACGATGGAGTATAA
- a CDS encoding methionine gamma-lyase family protein codes for MFDIDERVLNLCGEAEKSVRPQFERIDEICRYNTMKVHHAFYKNKVSETHFIGTTGYGYSDRGRDDLDRVYADAFECEDALVRHSIVSGTHALDIALFGLMRPGKTLLSITGKPYDTLDEIIGIAGKKGAGSLIDFGVKYRQTELKDGRIDTDAAIEAMDDTVSVVFVQRSKGYASDRRTLTSKEIGDAAKTIKEKYPDVVVLVDNCYGEFVEKHEPVYYGADVIVGSLIKNPGGSLARSGGYMAGRADLIELISYRLTSPGIGREVGASLGQNLDMYRGFYMAPHITAQALKTSVFCAEVYKRLGFHVSPAPDEIRSDIILAITLGSDKLLSAFCRGIQMGAPVDSFVTPEPWDMPGYQDKVIMAAGAFIGGASIELSADGPMREPYIAYVQGGITWESGYLGIALSVEKLFSEGLINI; via the coding sequence ATGTTCGATATAGACGAAAGAGTATTGAATTTATGCGGCGAGGCTGAAAAGAGCGTACGCCCCCAGTTTGAGCGCATAGACGAGATATGCAGATACAACACGATGAAGGTGCATCATGCTTTTTATAAGAACAAAGTAAGCGAGACGCACTTTATAGGCACCACAGGATACGGCTATTCCGACAGGGGCAGAGACGACCTTGACCGCGTATACGCCGACGCCTTTGAATGCGAGGACGCGCTTGTGCGCCATTCGATAGTTTCCGGCACGCACGCGCTTGACATAGCGCTTTTCGGACTTATGAGGCCAGGGAAAACGCTTTTATCGATCACGGGAAAGCCCTACGACACGCTTGACGAGATAATAGGCATAGCGGGGAAGAAGGGCGCGGGATCGCTTATTGATTTCGGAGTAAAATACCGCCAGACGGAGCTTAAAGACGGCCGAATAGATACTGACGCGGCCATAGAGGCGATGGACGATACGGTGAGCGTCGTGTTCGTGCAGCGCTCAAAGGGATACGCCTCCGACAGGCGCACGCTCACCTCAAAGGAGATAGGCGACGCGGCGAAAACAATAAAGGAAAAGTATCCCGACGTCGTCGTTTTGGTCGATAACTGTTACGGCGAATTCGTAGAGAAGCACGAACCGGTATACTACGGCGCGGACGTTATCGTAGGCTCGCTTATAAAAAATCCCGGCGGCAGCCTTGCGCGTTCGGGCGGCTATATGGCGGGCCGCGCCGATCTTATCGAGCTTATATCATACAGACTCACCTCGCCCGGAATAGGGCGCGAGGTGGGCGCCTCGCTAGGACAGAACCTCGATATGTACCGCGGATTTTATATGGCGCCGCATATAACGGCGCAGGCGTTAAAGACGAGCGTGTTCTGCGCGGAGGTTTATAAGCGGCTCGGATTTCATGTGAGCCCCGCGCCCGACGAGATAAGAAGCGATATAATCCTTGCGATAACGCTGGGAAGCGATAAGCTGCTTTCCGCGTTCTGCCGGGGGATACAGATGGGGGCGCCCGTTGATTCGTTTGTAACGCCCGAACCGTGGGATATGCCGGGCTATCAGGATAAGGTCATAATGGCGGCGGGCGCGTTCATCGGCGGCGCATCCATAGAGCTTTCGGCGGACGGACCGATGCGCGAGCCTTATATAGCTTACGTGCAGGGCGGCATAACGTGGGAAAGCGGATATCTTGGGATCGCGCTTTCAGTCGAAAAGCTGTTCTCGGAAGGACTTATAAATATTTAA
- a CDS encoding UDP-N-acetylmuramoyl-L-alanine--D-glutamate ligase has translation MDNAYKKYFEGLKGKKVAVIGIGISNLPLIYMLLSCGADVCARDKKTKEALGKTYDELVSRGARVIAGDDYLLDLTEEIIFKTPGMRYDVKELAAAREAGRTVTSEMEVFMELCPARVFAVTGSDGKTTTTTLIYEMLKKEGYTCHLGGNIGAPLLPKIAEIKKDDMVVLELSSFQLHTMKKSPDAALITNLSPNHLDYHKSMDEYVDAKKNIYLHQRADARLVLNRDNDITNDIYSKMKDKRETLGFSKTLHAEDGAYLDGGDIVMLKNGEKTRVMSKDDIYLPGMRNVENYLAATAMVWGYVSPETILYTARNFKGVAHRIEFVRELHGVRYYNDSIASSPTRTLAGLNSFDQKLIVIAGGYDKNLDYTVMGDALIEKVKTLVLTGATAKKIETAVTENKNYRGAPEIIRADSFKNAVIAAAYAAREGDTVILSPASASFDLFKNFEERGNEFKRIVNELN, from the coding sequence ATGGACAACGCCTATAAAAAATATTTTGAAGGCTTAAAAGGGAAAAAGGTGGCGGTAATAGGTATCGGCATATCGAACCTGCCGCTTATATATATGCTTCTTTCCTGCGGAGCGGACGTTTGCGCGCGCGACAAAAAAACAAAGGAGGCGCTCGGCAAAACGTATGACGAGCTTGTAAGCCGCGGCGCGCGCGTTATAGCGGGCGACGACTATCTTTTGGATCTTACGGAGGAGATAATCTTTAAAACGCCCGGTATGCGCTACGACGTGAAGGAGCTTGCCGCCGCTCGCGAGGCGGGACGCACGGTGACGAGCGAGATGGAAGTCTTTATGGAGCTTTGCCCGGCGCGCGTATTCGCCGTTACGGGTTCAGACGGGAAGACAACTACGACTACGCTCATATACGAAATGCTGAAAAAAGAAGGATATACGTGTCATTTGGGCGGCAATATCGGCGCGCCTCTTTTGCCGAAGATAGCCGAGATAAAAAAAGACGACATGGTAGTTTTGGAGCTTTCAAGCTTCCAGCTCCACACGATGAAAAAGAGCCCCGACGCGGCGCTCATCACCAATCTTTCGCCGAACCACCTTGATTATCACAAGTCGATGGACGAATACGTAGACGCAAAGAAGAACATATATCTTCATCAGCGCGCCGACGCGCGCCTCGTATTGAACCGTGACAACGATATAACGAACGATATATATTCCAAAATGAAGGACAAGCGCGAGACGCTCGGCTTTTCAAAAACGCTTCACGCCGAAGACGGCGCATATCTTGACGGCGGCGATATAGTTATGTTAAAAAACGGGGAAAAGACGCGCGTCATGTCGAAAGACGACATTTATCTTCCCGGAATGCGCAACGTTGAGAATTATCTTGCAGCGACGGCCATGGTGTGGGGATACGTTTCGCCCGAGACGATACTTTATACGGCGAGAAACTTTAAAGGCGTGGCGCACAGGATAGAATTCGTAAGAGAGCTTCACGGCGTCCGCTATTACAACGACTCCATCGCCTCAAGCCCGACGAGGACGCTTGCGGGACTCAACTCGTTCGACCAAAAGCTTATCGTTATCGCCGGAGGATACGACAAGAACCTCGACTACACGGTAATGGGCGACGCGCTCATAGAGAAAGTAAAAACGCTCGTCTTAACGGGCGCGACGGCCAAAAAGATAGAGACCGCCGTAACGGAGAATAAGAATTATCGCGGCGCGCCCGAAATAATACGCGCCGACAGCTTTAAAAACGCGGTCATTGCGGCTGCATACGCGGCGCGCGAGGGCGACACAGTCATTCTTTCTCCCGCATCCGCAAGCTTCGACTTATTTAAAAACTTTGAGGAAAGAGGAAACGAGTTTAAGCGTATAGTAAACGAATTAAACTGA